In Labrus bergylta chromosome 6, fLabBer1.1, whole genome shotgun sequence, the following proteins share a genomic window:
- the LOC136179439 gene encoding interferon-induced protein with tetratricopeptide repeats 1-like — protein sequence AQSQTTLESLQCHFTWDLDRSRPKLLLLKDKMEDFSTEKGNRWLGHIYNLWGFIQYKLGLNEEANSLFQKAAETLNKLRDADEGPWLVVNYGNLAWLHHHLGDLEESQAYLSKVDALMEKYSSPSQDDLHPEIYAEKAWTLMFFGEDRKLFVDYYEKAARMQPDMVDWNTSYVIWLKNAQNFSDPMLDPDLLEKMRQAKERDPENLYLAALYLDQRADEGENIRDEVRELAGNVSTLYCSNSGMWALLNLYIKYISVDEAVDLAEEVLKEHPDVRYLKRCVAFCYRWRIVYKRRDYPDPEQSMMDRAIALHEELLSLYPHTPLKKEIDLAIIYAKSRHSKAKAEQIFQKLLENEPAEPSDKQMLYNKYANYLACDRKAFHRSTQYHMKAAAIPEKSSFRENSIRILERNKQRRREIEEFFGNLQEPRQ from the coding sequence gctcagagtcaaaccacactggagtccctgcagtgccacttcacctgggacctggaccgcagcaggccgaaacttttacttctgaaagacaaaatggaggacttcagcacagagaagggaaatagatggctgggccacatttacaacctgtgggggttcattcagtataagctggggttaaatgaagaggctaacagtttgttccagaaggctgcagagaccctcaacaagctgagagacgcagatgagggtccttggttagtggtgaactacgggaacctggcctggctgcaccaccacctgggagatctagaggagagtcaggcttacctgtcaaaggttgatgccctgatggaaaaatactcatctccatcccaggacgacctccatccagagatctacgctgaaaaggcctggaccctgatgttcttCGGAGAGGATAGGAAGCTGTTTGTTGATTActacgagaaagctgccaggatgcagccggacatggtggattggaacaccagctatgtcatatggttaaagaacgcccaaaacttcagtgacccaatgctggaccctgacctcttggagaaaatgagacaagccaaggaacgggatccagagaacttgtacctCGCTGCACTCTACCTTGACcaacgtgctgatgaaggagaaaacattcgagatgaagtccgtgagttggctggaaatgtgagcactctgtACTGCAGTAAcagtggcatgtgggccttactaaacctttacataaaatacatatcagttgatgaggccgttgatttggcagaggaagttctgaaagaacatccagatgtgcgTTATCTGAAGAGATGTGTTGCGTtctgctacagatggaggatcGTTTATAAAAGGAGAGATTACCCTGatccagaacaaagcatgatggacagagcaatcgctctccacgaggagctgctctctctttaccctcacaCTCCACTCAAAAAGGAAATTGACCTCGCAATTATCTATGCAAAGTCACgtcacagcaaggccaaagctgagcagatatttcagaaactgctcgaaaatgaacctgcagaaccttcagacaaacagatgctttacaacAAATATGCAAATTACTTAGCCTGTGATCGAAAAGCCTTCCACAGGTCGACacagtatcacatgaaggcagcagcaataccaGAAAAATCTTCCTTCCGTGAGAACAGCATCAGAATCCTGGAGAGGAATAAACAAAGACGCAGAGAAATTGAGGAGTTTTTCGGAAACCTGCAAGAGCCAAGGCAGTAa